In the genome of Actinomycetota bacterium, the window GACCGCTTGGGGTCCAGCGTCTCGTCGCCCCGCCAACTGGGGTCGCCGATGACGGGGTACACGATGACCTCGTTGCCGTCCTCGTCGACCCCGGCGCCGTCGCAGCCCAAGACCATGGGCAGCCGGTCAGCCGGCAGCCCCACGCCGCGCAGGCTCCACAGGTCGTGGTGGTTCAGGGACGCTGCCATGAGGCGCACCGTCGTCCAGCCGTCG includes:
- a CDS encoding Zn-dependent oxidoreductase, encoding MFAVTAVRQDPNDPLAGLELGQVREPEVADGWTTVRLMAASLNHHDLWSLRGVGLPADRLPMVLGCDGAGVDEDGNEVIVYPVIGDPSWRGDETLDPKRS